The proteins below are encoded in one region of Edaphobacter bradus:
- the soxR gene encoding redox-sensitive transcriptional activator SoxR produces the protein MSGLLTISEVARRSGVAASALRFYEERGLVKSERAGSGHRRYPRAVLRRIAFIVFAQRMGLTLEEVGVELAKLPENRVPERTDWAKISASWTKRIDERIAELERLRAGLTRCIGCGCLSLHDCQLANPGDRASRFGPGPRYWIGDKRL, from the coding sequence ATGTCCGGCTTGCTTACAATCTCCGAGGTTGCGCGTCGAAGTGGCGTTGCCGCGTCGGCGCTCCGGTTCTATGAAGAGCGAGGCCTGGTCAAGTCCGAACGTGCGGGCTCAGGTCACCGTCGGTATCCGAGGGCGGTTCTTAGGCGGATTGCTTTCATTGTCTTCGCTCAGCGAATGGGTCTGACGCTCGAAGAAGTCGGCGTCGAGCTGGCGAAGTTACCGGAGAACCGCGTGCCAGAACGCACGGATTGGGCGAAAATCTCTGCGAGTTGGACAAAGCGTATTGATGAGCGGATTGCTGAGCTCGAGCGCCTCCGGGCGGGTCTCACCCGATGCATTGGTTGCGGCTGCTTGTCACTACATGACTGTCAACTTGCCAACCCTGGTGATCGGGCCAGCCGATTCGGTCCCGGTCCTCGCTATTGGATTGGTGACAAAAGACTTTAA
- a CDS encoding thiamine pyrophosphate-dependent enzyme has translation MIGDGSANYAITGLWSAAHYRVPATFVILRNDEYGVLKWFAGALKATGLPGMDLPDIDYCAIARGFGVRAVRIDISDQPVTINDTSRLRPGDVPLPHGPDLGPSIVWPAGGAGDSYVRKFELAYLYDLSAPGRYTAYAEVMDPSSHRWLRTKTVTFEMTAVRNNL, from the coding sequence GTGATCGGCGACGGATCAGCCAATTACGCTATCACAGGTCTCTGGTCCGCGGCGCACTATCGTGTGCCCGCCACTTTCGTGATCCTGCGCAACGACGAGTACGGCGTGCTGAAGTGGTTCGCCGGCGCCCTGAAGGCAACTGGCCTGCCCGGCATGGACTTGCCGGACATCGACTACTGCGCCATTGCACGGGGCTTTGGCGTACGAGCCGTTCGCATCGACATAAGCGATCAGCCGGTGACCATCAACGACACTAGCAGACTTCGCCCAGGCGATGTGCCTCTGCCGCACGGTCCAGATCTTGGCCCTTCAATCGTGTGGCCTGCTGGCGGGGCTGGTGACTCGTATGTTCGCAAGTTTGAGCTGGCCTATCTTTACGATTTAAGCGCGCCCGGCAGGTACACCGCCTACGCGGAGGTTATGGACCCGTCATCCCATCGATGGCTGCGTACCAAAACGGTGACCTTCGAGATGACGGCGGTACGGAATAATCTCTAA
- a CDS encoding S-adenosylmethionine:tRNA ribosyltransferase-isomerase, whose amino-acid sequence MIAANLPVQRPSNAKVLIVDRRGHIKHQARSEFVNLLRRSDVVVANDAATLPASLFGQHSRTGRQIEVRLAGRDSLDEVGQFSAVVFGEGDFRTRTESRLKPPALIPGDRLELGRLRATVARLLNHPRLILLQFEGSPQEIWEGLARHGRPVQYAHLPTPLAIWETWTSIAGPPVAFEPPSAGFVLDWSMLASMSARKIRFGTITHAAGLSSTGDPELDALLPFAEPYRIPRSTALMIKQAQASHGRIIAIGTTVVRALEHTAAMFGGVVPSGERLATQRLGASSKLCIVDAILSGTHERGTSHYELLRAFVDDEILGRIDQELNARDYRTHEFGDSVFLERAANRTCHSAQPSVAA is encoded by the coding sequence ATGATTGCCGCCAATCTTCCAGTCCAGCGCCCGTCCAACGCGAAGGTACTGATCGTTGACCGTCGAGGTCATATCAAGCATCAGGCCCGGTCCGAGTTCGTGAACCTATTGCGCCGCAGCGATGTGGTGGTTGCGAATGACGCTGCTACCTTGCCGGCGAGTCTTTTCGGACAGCATAGCCGCACCGGCCGCCAGATTGAAGTACGTCTTGCGGGCCGTGACTCACTCGATGAGGTCGGGCAGTTTTCTGCTGTCGTCTTCGGGGAGGGTGACTTCCGCACGCGCACAGAGAGTCGGTTGAAACCCCCAGCCTTGATTCCCGGCGACCGACTGGAGTTAGGGCGGCTACGGGCGACTGTCGCACGATTGCTGAATCATCCGCGCTTGATTTTGTTGCAATTCGAGGGCTCGCCACAGGAGATCTGGGAGGGGTTGGCCCGGCACGGGCGACCTGTCCAATATGCCCACCTTCCGACCCCACTTGCCATTTGGGAAACTTGGACATCAATAGCCGGTCCACCAGTCGCCTTCGAGCCGCCTTCAGCTGGATTTGTTCTTGACTGGAGCATGCTCGCATCCATGAGCGCACGGAAAATCCGGTTCGGAACAATCACGCATGCAGCTGGGCTTTCTTCGACCGGCGATCCGGAGCTGGATGCGCTCCTGCCATTCGCCGAGCCGTACCGGATTCCCCGATCAACTGCGTTGATGATCAAGCAGGCTCAGGCGTCACACGGACGCATCATTGCCATCGGGACTACGGTTGTCCGGGCACTGGAACATACGGCTGCAATGTTTGGCGGCGTCGTGCCATCCGGCGAGCGGTTGGCGACCCAGAGACTCGGCGCCTCCAGCAAGCTGTGTATCGTCGATGCAATTCTCTCCGGCACCCACGAGCGGGGCACCAGTCATTACGAACTGCTGCGCGCCTTCGTCGATGATGAAATACTGGGCCGCATTGACCAGGAACTGAATGCTCGCGACTATCGCACACACGAGTTTGGCGATTCAGTGTTCCTCGAAAGAGCCGCCAACCGAACGTGCCACTCAGCGCAGCCATCTGTCGCCGCATGA
- a CDS encoding SDR family NAD(P)-dependent oxidoreductase, with translation MNIHHKAVDSIPSPPAPADDHPFNPFPHSRVAVTGGTSGLGLALVRELLNRGAEVALVARGQDRVKRVVQELSDAHGIVGDVSRKEDTHPIAMQVVGALGGLDVLINNASDLGPTPLKLLGDTECEDFERALATNVLGPFRLTKALLGSLGASAREGRGAVVVNVSSDAAANAYQRWGAYGASKAALLHLSRIWDEELRLEGVRVLSIDPGDMDTPLHAAAVPDADRSTLKRPEVAARELADAVAAVLSRRVSDLDSDSDSEAIAQEATG, from the coding sequence ATGAATATCCATCACAAAGCTGTCGACTCTATTCCGTCTCCGCCCGCCCCGGCAGACGACCATCCGTTCAACCCGTTCCCCCATAGTCGAGTCGCTGTTACCGGCGGCACATCCGGCCTTGGCCTAGCCCTCGTCCGCGAACTGCTGAATCGTGGCGCGGAGGTCGCGCTCGTCGCGCGTGGCCAGGACAGGGTGAAACGTGTCGTGCAGGAGTTGTCGGACGCACACGGCATTGTCGGTGACGTGTCCCGGAAGGAAGATACACACCCCATTGCGATGCAGGTCGTGGGTGCGCTTGGAGGACTTGATGTTCTCATCAACAACGCATCGGACCTGGGGCCGACGCCGTTGAAGCTATTGGGCGATACGGAGTGTGAAGACTTTGAGCGTGCACTCGCGACGAATGTCCTCGGCCCTTTTCGGCTGACGAAGGCGCTGCTTGGCTCGCTGGGTGCGTCCGCGCGGGAGGGCCGCGGAGCGGTAGTGGTAAACGTGTCGAGCGATGCCGCGGCGAACGCTTACCAGCGCTGGGGGGCTTATGGCGCGAGCAAGGCAGCACTACTTCATTTGAGCCGCATCTGGGACGAAGAACTCCGTTTGGAGGGAGTCCGCGTTCTCTCAATCGATCCAGGCGACATGGACACACCCTTGCACGCTGCTGCGGTGCCGGATGCGGACCGCTCAACGTTGAAGCGTCCGGAGGTGGCAGCCCGCGAACTCGCTGACGCGGTCGCTGCCGTGCTGTCGCGGCGTGTCTCGGATTTGGACTCGGATTCGGATTCTGAGGCGATAGCACAAGAGGCAACGGGATGA
- a CDS encoding VWA domain-containing protein, with protein sequence MTKKLLLLPLFLTLSYSGTHGTVAQDDSRIFVNVVLVQLNVAVTDRNGNYISGLRPEDFAITEDKIPEKIATFEEGNEPTRMLIDNTSSKGKTPPKDGLRAVEDKVLSEISRPAITGASVFILFDTSNYMYRGFVFAQDAIADFIRQLEDASKLAFYSYSRNLSRAVSLTPDRSQVLRGVRSTVAGDDAALYNSLLMTVKDAAQFTGKKAIVVFSNGPDNASLVPPEDVAELAQSTGTIIYMVSTRAAETEPVSSAVFERMSKATGGKAYFSRSWGDETKAFSSIRDDLAHLYSLSYYPQPNANHGWRSISVKLVGDRLQKYRVRTRDGYRLQQAQVSTATFPAPDAQTVAR encoded by the coding sequence ATGACGAAGAAACTCTTATTGCTCCCTCTGTTTCTGACCCTCTCTTACAGTGGCACACACGGGACTGTGGCCCAGGACGATTCGCGAATCTTCGTGAACGTCGTTCTCGTGCAGTTGAACGTCGCCGTGACCGACCGCAACGGAAACTACATCAGCGGCCTTCGCCCGGAAGACTTCGCCATCACCGAGGATAAGATCCCCGAAAAGATCGCCACATTCGAGGAGGGCAACGAGCCCACACGCATGCTGATCGACAACACATCCTCCAAAGGCAAAACACCGCCCAAAGATGGGCTCCGGGCGGTCGAGGACAAAGTATTAAGCGAAATCTCACGCCCGGCAATCACCGGAGCCAGTGTCTTCATCCTCTTCGACACCAGCAACTATATGTACCGCGGATTTGTCTTCGCGCAGGACGCCATCGCCGACTTTATCCGCCAGCTTGAAGACGCAAGCAAACTGGCCTTCTACTCCTATAGCCGCAACCTCTCGCGTGCCGTCTCGCTCACTCCTGACCGCTCACAGGTCCTGCGAGGCGTCCGCAGCACGGTCGCCGGGGACGACGCCGCTCTCTATAACTCCCTCCTGATGACGGTCAAAGACGCGGCCCAGTTCACCGGCAAGAAGGCGATCGTCGTCTTCTCCAACGGTCCCGACAATGCCAGCCTGGTCCCCCCGGAAGACGTAGCGGAGCTGGCCCAGTCCACGGGAACGATCATCTACATGGTCAGCACACGTGCCGCGGAAACTGAACCGGTCTCATCAGCCGTATTTGAACGCATGAGCAAAGCCACCGGCGGCAAGGCCTACTTCTCCAGAAGCTGGGGCGATGAAACCAAGGCCTTCTCCTCGATCCGTGACGATCTCGCGCACCTCTACTCGCTCAGCTACTACCCGCAGCCGAACGCCAATCATGGCTGGCGCTCGATCTCCGTCAAGCTCGTCGGCGATCGTCTGCAGAAATACCGCGTGCGCACGCGGGATGGATACCGCCTCCAACAGGCGCAGGTCTCAACGGCGACCTTCCCCGCGCCAGACGCGCAGACCGTCGCTCGATGA